In Janibacter cremeus, a genomic segment contains:
- a CDS encoding sortase domain-containing protein: MTTPPTRRERRRKGNRYRRTTAIMAVCAALLVGAGTAGIWWTQRDETAMNVDVDAYVPPSEIMPSTQSPSPSTSESTTKKKTPEKKDKPTSSTKSSPKGNVVQGNPAGNPTRVQVTSGGRSIVDATLQATKLDSENVLAPPFGTAGWYAEPGWPKPGFQGASILVGHINHGSNPDVFWNLPQVDIGDVVTVTYSSGEQTEFTITKSEPATKDGVPQDDSIWDYDNPDPVLRLITCDPQTSFSNGHYDGNWVVWAD, translated from the coding sequence GTGACGACACCCCCCACGCGTCGGGAGAGGCGCCGCAAGGGCAATCGCTACCGTCGCACGACCGCGATCATGGCGGTCTGCGCCGCGCTTCTCGTCGGCGCCGGTACTGCCGGTATCTGGTGGACGCAGCGTGACGAGACGGCGATGAACGTCGACGTGGACGCCTACGTGCCTCCGAGCGAGATCATGCCGTCGACGCAGAGTCCGTCACCGTCGACGAGCGAGTCGACCACGAAAAAGAAGACGCCGGAGAAGAAGGACAAGCCCACCTCCTCGACGAAGTCCTCTCCCAAGGGCAACGTCGTCCAGGGCAACCCCGCCGGCAACCCGACCCGCGTCCAGGTGACCTCCGGTGGCCGCTCCATCGTCGACGCCACGCTCCAGGCGACGAAGCTCGACTCCGAGAACGTCCTGGCTCCCCCCTTCGGCACTGCCGGCTGGTACGCCGAGCCGGGTTGGCCCAAGCCCGGGTTCCAGGGTGCGAGCATCCTCGTCGGGCACATCAACCACGGCAGCAACCCGGACGTCTTCTGGAACCTCCCACAGGTCGACATCGGTGACGTCGTCACCGTCACCTACAGCTCCGGCGAGCAGACGGAGTTCACCATCACCAAGTCCGAGCCCGCCACGAAGGACGGCGTACCCCAGGACGACTCGATCTGGGACTACGACAACCCCGACCCGGTGCTGCGCCTGATCACCTGCGACCCCCAGACCTCGTTCAGCAACGGGCACTACGACGGCAACTGGGTGGTCTGGGCCGACTGA
- a CDS encoding putative quinol monooxygenase gives MSEMHVVATIPVKPEAVNDARSVLDTLIAASRREAGVVSYDLFESASTPGTFVMVERYRDQAALDEHMASPHLAAAFAAAEPLLAGEVAIHPLQPVDVG, from the coding sequence ATGAGCGAGATGCACGTTGTGGCCACCATCCCCGTCAAGCCTGAGGCCGTCAACGACGCCCGCTCCGTGCTCGACACCCTCATAGCCGCCAGCCGCCGAGAGGCGGGCGTCGTGTCGTACGACCTGTTCGAGTCCGCCTCGACGCCGGGCACCTTCGTCATGGTCGAGCGCTACAGGGACCAAGCGGCGCTGGACGAGCACATGGCCTCGCCGCACCTCGCCGCCGCATTCGCCGCGGCCGAGCCCCTGCTCGCCGGCGAGGTCGCCATCCACCCGCTGCAGCCGGTCGACGTCGGCTGA
- a CDS encoding Rossmann-like and DUF2520 domain-containing protein, whose amino-acid sequence MNIPHVPVRPTLRVGVVGSGRVGAVLGAALRGAGHEVVAVSAVSQASRDRAELLLPGVPVVPVPEVVSSAQLVVLAVPDDALTDLVAGLHATGTWRPGQLVAHTSGRHGLAPFGPIAEEVLPIAIHPAMTFTGTSLDLTRLHECCFGITAPEAMRPVAETLVVEMGGEPVWVPEESRGRYHAALAHGSNHLVTLVAQAMEILRSADIDPADRVLRPLLQASLDNALASGDAALTGPVARGDAGTVAAHLDELADLPQDIRPAYRAQARATALRATRAGRLRGDVAETILTTLGEETR is encoded by the coding sequence GTGAACATCCCACACGTGCCCGTGCGGCCCACCCTGCGCGTCGGGGTTGTCGGATCCGGCCGCGTCGGTGCCGTCCTCGGTGCTGCCCTGCGCGGCGCCGGCCACGAGGTCGTCGCCGTCTCCGCGGTGTCGCAGGCCAGTCGTGACCGTGCCGAGTTGCTCCTGCCCGGCGTCCCGGTCGTTCCCGTGCCGGAGGTCGTCTCCTCCGCCCAACTGGTGGTCCTGGCCGTGCCCGATGACGCCCTGACCGACCTCGTCGCCGGCCTGCACGCCACCGGTACCTGGCGCCCCGGGCAGCTTGTCGCCCACACCTCGGGCAGGCACGGGCTGGCCCCCTTCGGCCCGATCGCCGAGGAGGTCCTGCCGATAGCGATCCACCCCGCGATGACCTTCACCGGGACCAGCCTCGACCTGACGCGACTGCACGAGTGCTGCTTCGGGATCACCGCGCCGGAGGCGATGCGTCCCGTCGCCGAGACCCTCGTCGTCGAGATGGGGGGCGAGCCGGTGTGGGTGCCGGAGGAGTCCCGCGGTCGCTACCACGCGGCCCTGGCGCACGGCAGCAACCACCTGGTCACCCTGGTCGCCCAGGCCATGGAGATCCTGCGCTCGGCGGACATCGACCCCGCGGACCGGGTGCTGCGCCCACTGCTGCAGGCCAGTCTGGACAACGCGCTGGCCTCCGGTGACGCGGCCCTGACCGGGCCCGTCGCCCGCGGCGATGCCGGTACCGTTGCCGCGCACCTGGACGAGCTGGCAGACCTTCCGCAGGACATCCGCCCCGCCTATCGCGCCCAGGCCAGGGCCACCGCCCTGCGCGCCACCCGGGCCGGTCGACTGCGCGGGGACGTGGCCGAGACGATCCTGACGACCCTCGGGGAGGAGACCCGATGA
- the panC gene encoding pantoate--beta-alanine ligase: MTATPLVTRSREELAAARVELADGDVAVVMTMGALHEGHARLIRTARTRARYVLVTIFLNPLQFGPKEDLSKYPRTFDDDVDICTREGVDLVFAPTPDVIYPDGDPGVRISAGPLGDVLEGQSRPGHFDGMLTVVAKLMHLTRGDFFYYGQKDAQQLLLIRRMVRDIDFPATVVSVPTVREEDGLAMSSRNTYLSGSDREAALVLSRALQAGADRAEEGPSAIRRAAREVLITEPLALSDYLVLVHPSSLEEVPEWYRGEALLAVAARVGTTRLIDNFPVLVGPGGGGLEVFSDVPHAALHG; encoded by the coding sequence ATGACCGCCACCCCCCTCGTCACCCGCAGCCGCGAGGAGCTCGCCGCCGCTCGCGTCGAGCTCGCCGACGGCGATGTGGCCGTCGTGATGACCATGGGTGCCCTCCACGAGGGGCACGCCCGACTCATCCGCACCGCCCGGACACGGGCCCGGTACGTGCTCGTGACGATCTTCCTCAACCCGCTGCAGTTCGGGCCGAAGGAGGACCTGTCGAAGTACCCGCGCACCTTCGACGACGATGTGGACATCTGCACGCGAGAGGGGGTCGACCTCGTCTTCGCGCCCACCCCGGACGTGATCTACCCGGACGGCGACCCCGGCGTGCGCATCTCGGCCGGCCCGCTCGGGGACGTCCTCGAGGGCCAGTCGCGCCCGGGGCACTTCGACGGGATGCTCACCGTCGTCGCCAAGCTGATGCACCTCACCCGCGGTGACTTCTTCTACTACGGGCAGAAGGACGCCCAGCAGCTGCTGCTCATCCGGCGGATGGTGCGTGACATCGACTTCCCCGCGACGGTCGTCTCCGTGCCGACGGTGCGCGAGGAGGACGGCCTGGCCATGAGCAGCCGCAACACCTACCTGTCCGGGAGCGACCGGGAGGCCGCGCTGGTGCTCTCCCGGGCACTGCAGGCCGGCGCGGACCGCGCGGAGGAGGGGCCCTCGGCGATCCGCCGGGCCGCCCGGGAGGTGCTCATCACCGAGCCGCTCGCGCTCTCGGACTACCTCGTGCTCGTCCACCCCTCGAGTCTGGAGGAGGTGCCCGAGTGGTACCGCGGCGAGGCACTGCTGGCCGTCGCCGCCCGAGTCGGCACCACCCGCCTCATCGACAATTTCCCGGTCCTCGTCGGTCCGGGCGGCGGCGGGCTGGAGGTCTTCTCCGATGTCCCGCACGCCGCCCTGCACGGCTGA
- a CDS encoding DUF6801 domain-containing protein, giving the protein MAKRLTSRLSAGAALVTGLGMMGIATAVPAQADVGTTLNYTCSVTDLGIDFEDPWSVNLTVGVDEQYDQGAEIAAPEITAEVTPGEDAQQRLRDLSIKTLEGTADTTYSFGGTERTAQLTVPETAVSDDPTDFVTTSATGTGSAETAPNEDTTVGITAGDFTAALTTDTGFVLNLGCTAPAENAIGTITIGESAPEPEVDDWFNEPGSLPLVDNVFTVSGNATRDGVLSIEVLAGAQDADGNAVPGHVLTSYTMDATEGANEQDFDLVEGADYVRVISQDCIDADGNDGTVAGGCNVVYQAPWAADTGNGDDQGGDTGNGDDQGGDTGNGDDQGGDTGNGDDQGGDTGNGDDQGGDTGNGDDQDAGSPEVPAVVQTDGLTPAMTSQEDNSAALALGGLLLAGAGAGSVLVMRRRGQQH; this is encoded by the coding sequence ATGGCCAAGCGCCTCACGTCCCGCCTGTCCGCGGGCGCCGCCCTCGTCACGGGCCTCGGCATGATGGGCATCGCCACCGCTGTCCCGGCCCAGGCCGACGTGGGCACGACGCTCAACTACACCTGCTCGGTGACAGACCTGGGCATCGACTTCGAGGACCCGTGGTCCGTCAACCTCACCGTGGGCGTCGACGAGCAGTACGACCAGGGCGCCGAGATCGCCGCACCGGAAATCACCGCTGAGGTCACCCCGGGCGAGGACGCTCAGCAGCGACTGCGCGACCTGAGCATCAAAACGCTCGAGGGCACGGCCGACACCACGTACTCCTTCGGCGGCACCGAGCGCACCGCCCAGCTGACCGTTCCGGAGACTGCTGTCTCTGACGACCCGACTGACTTCGTCACCACGAGTGCCACCGGCACGGGCTCCGCAGAGACCGCGCCGAACGAAGACACCACTGTCGGCATCACCGCTGGTGACTTCACCGCGGCGCTCACGACCGACACCGGCTTCGTCCTCAACCTCGGTTGCACCGCCCCTGCTGAGAACGCGATCGGTACGATCACCATCGGCGAGAGCGCACCCGAGCCGGAGGTCGACGACTGGTTCAACGAGCCGGGCAGTCTGCCGCTCGTCGACAACGTCTTCACGGTCTCGGGCAATGCCACGCGCGACGGAGTCCTGTCGATCGAGGTCCTCGCCGGCGCTCAGGACGCGGACGGCAACGCTGTCCCCGGGCACGTCCTGACGAGCTACACGATGGACGCCACCGAAGGCGCCAACGAGCAGGACTTCGACCTCGTCGAGGGCGCCGACTACGTCCGCGTCATCTCCCAGGACTGCATCGATGCCGATGGCAATGACGGGACCGTCGCCGGTGGGTGCAACGTCGTCTACCAGGCACCGTGGGCCGCCGACACCGGCAACGGCGACGACCAGGGCGGCGACACCGGCAACGGCGACGACCAGGGCGGCGACACCGGCAACGGCGACGACCAGGGCGGCGACACCGGCAACGGCGACGACCAGGGCGGCGACACCGGCAACGGCGACGACCAGGGCGGCGACACCGGCAACGGCGACGACCAGGACGCCGGCTCTCCCGAGGTCCCGGCGGTCGTCCAGACCGACGGCCTCACCCCGGCGATGACCTCGCAGGAGGACAACTCCGCCGCGCTCGCGCTCGGCGGCCTGCTCCTCGCGGGTGCCGGCGCCGGCAGCGTCCTGGTGATGCGTCGCCGCGGGCAGCAGCACTGA
- a CDS encoding SRPBCC domain-containing protein, which produces MPLSSISVDDDAVAVAWSLSVPVHAAWAGLSDPAVLSLWLGQCIECDVRSDGRLVVDHGDGYVCRSVVTEADEPHRLAMTWEFPDEPESRIGIELRPSAAGTVVELAHHGLGDLVGPYGPGWITHLTFLEAALADVPIPAPQFWNLHTTFESLHAGRNSGSSPATVSR; this is translated from the coding sequence ATGCCCCTTTCCAGCATCTCTGTCGACGATGACGCAGTTGCCGTTGCTTGGTCTCTCTCCGTTCCGGTTCACGCTGCCTGGGCAGGTCTCAGCGACCCGGCCGTGCTGTCTCTTTGGCTGGGCCAGTGCATCGAGTGTGACGTCAGGTCAGACGGAAGGCTCGTAGTCGACCATGGTGACGGCTACGTGTGCCGCAGCGTCGTGACCGAGGCCGACGAGCCGCATCGGTTGGCCATGACGTGGGAGTTCCCCGATGAGCCTGAGTCTCGGATCGGCATCGAGTTGCGACCTTCGGCTGCCGGGACCGTAGTAGAACTCGCACATCACGGCCTGGGCGATCTCGTCGGCCCCTACGGCCCCGGCTGGATCACGCACCTGACGTTTCTTGAGGCTGCTCTCGCGGACGTGCCGATCCCCGCGCCACAATTCTGGAACCTGCATACCACCTTTGAGTCGTTGCACGCCGGACGCAACAGCGGATCTTCGCCCGCGACGGTATCCCGCTGA
- a CDS encoding NADH-quinone oxidoreductase subunit D → MTSTPGPGTRTLDVGVGDATLASADMVLNIGPQHPATHGVLRLRVVLDGERVVSADPIVGYMHRGAEKLFEVRDYRQITMLANRHDWLSAFGNELGVVLGVEAMLGMEVPERATWARTLLAELNRVLNHLMFLGSYPLELGAITPIFYSFREREDIQAVMEEISGGRMHFMFNRVGGLKEDLPAGWLDRVAQAVADVRARMPQLEALIVGNEILEARTKGVGPLSHDLACAYGVSGPIARASGVDVDLRRDDPYLAYGELFGEAGPGRVVTRTAGDSLARLEVLLEQTHVSLDLADACVERMRSLEPGPVNQRLPKVLKVPEGDRYTATENPLGFNGYHLVSRGEKTPWRLKLRSASFGNVQVLSQVLPGCLVSDLVAVLGSMFFVVGDVDK, encoded by the coding sequence ATGACGAGCACACCGGGACCGGGCACCCGGACGCTGGACGTCGGCGTCGGGGACGCGACCCTCGCGAGCGCCGACATGGTGCTCAACATCGGTCCCCAGCACCCCGCGACCCACGGCGTCCTGCGCCTGCGGGTGGTCCTCGACGGTGAACGGGTGGTCTCGGCCGACCCGATCGTCGGGTACATGCACCGCGGCGCCGAGAAGCTCTTCGAGGTGCGCGACTACCGGCAGATCACGATGCTGGCCAATCGTCACGACTGGCTCTCGGCCTTCGGCAACGAGCTCGGGGTCGTCCTCGGGGTCGAGGCGATGCTCGGCATGGAGGTCCCGGAGCGCGCGACGTGGGCGCGCACCCTCCTCGCGGAGCTGAACCGGGTGCTCAACCACCTGATGTTCCTGGGTTCCTACCCGCTCGAGCTCGGTGCGATCACGCCGATCTTCTACTCCTTCCGCGAACGTGAGGACATCCAGGCGGTCATGGAGGAGATCTCCGGCGGCCGGATGCACTTCATGTTCAACCGCGTCGGCGGCCTCAAGGAGGACCTGCCGGCGGGGTGGCTGGACCGCGTCGCGCAGGCCGTGGCCGACGTGCGCGCCCGGATGCCACAGCTGGAGGCGCTGATCGTCGGCAACGAGATCCTCGAGGCGAGGACGAAGGGGGTCGGTCCCCTCTCCCACGACCTCGCCTGCGCCTACGGCGTCTCCGGGCCGATCGCCCGGGCCTCGGGGGTCGACGTGGACCTGCGTCGCGACGATCCCTACCTCGCGTACGGGGAGCTCTTCGGCGAAGCGGGGCCCGGCCGGGTAGTCACCCGCACGGCCGGCGACAGCCTGGCGCGGCTGGAGGTGCTGCTGGAGCAGACCCACGTCAGCCTCGACCTCGCCGACGCGTGCGTGGAGCGGATGCGCTCACTGGAGCCTGGTCCGGTCAACCAGCGCCTGCCCAAGGTGCTCAAGGTACCCGAGGGCGACCGGTACACCGCGACGGAGAACCCGCTGGGCTTCAACGGCTACCACCTGGTCTCGCGCGGGGAGAAGACGCCGTGGCGCCTGAAGCTGCGCTCGGCCTCCTTCGGCAACGTCCAGGTGCTCTCGCAGGTGCTGCCCGGGTGTCTCGTGTCGGACCTCGTCGCGGTCTTGGGGTCGATGTTCTTCGTCGTGGGGGACGTCGACAAGTAG
- a CDS encoding GDSL-type esterase/lipase family protein, which produces MPIRTRWRAACLAAVGLTLLGVAGCAPTDPPPTSTRTFDGYPVLDPWTQAMHGAGEDAANIVVLGDSVSEGTGVADHVENRWVDRLQRGLRTRVGTPDCPTRPAGYHGTSSVVPADYRAASLPDPVTQGEVTPLTEVGPGGRALQLGPGASITWQVDARSVDVGYRTRPDGGTLRVEVDGVASTPALAIPTGTRTSGPSAPATEGALPRGPGERRVWSSEGLGSGRHAVTVTNASETGSQAPVTVTDITPYRGDRDRCVHVLDASRAGVEARFISQTPTYLADSLSLDPDLLLVPLGFNDALRGVGPAEFGRVLDSLIEQTRGQGYSGPVLLVGWYVPDWTDEIPPWSQYLDQMAERTDHEGVSFIDLSAVLPAVATAPDGVYMDRLHPGPRGQVLIADSLIEALAPRSDLEGTNAPETP; this is translated from the coding sequence GTGCCGATCCGGACCCGCTGGAGAGCAGCCTGCCTCGCCGCCGTCGGTCTCACCCTGCTGGGGGTGGCCGGCTGCGCGCCCACCGACCCGCCGCCCACCTCGACCCGCACCTTCGACGGCTACCCCGTCCTCGACCCGTGGACGCAGGCCATGCACGGTGCCGGCGAGGACGCGGCGAACATCGTCGTCCTCGGCGACTCGGTCAGCGAGGGCACGGGCGTGGCCGACCACGTGGAGAACCGCTGGGTCGACCGACTGCAGCGCGGCCTGCGTACGCGGGTCGGGACGCCGGACTGCCCGACGAGGCCCGCCGGGTACCACGGCACCTCGTCCGTCGTGCCCGCCGACTACCGCGCCGCCAGCCTGCCCGACCCGGTCACCCAGGGCGAGGTCACGCCGCTGACGGAGGTCGGCCCCGGGGGGCGTGCCCTCCAGCTCGGCCCCGGCGCCAGCATCACCTGGCAGGTCGACGCCCGTTCCGTCGACGTCGGCTACCGCACCCGCCCCGACGGCGGCACCCTGCGTGTCGAGGTCGACGGCGTCGCCTCCACGCCGGCCCTGGCCATCCCCACGGGGACGAGGACGAGCGGACCCAGCGCCCCGGCCACCGAGGGCGCCCTCCCGCGCGGCCCGGGCGAGCGCAGGGTGTGGTCCTCCGAGGGGCTCGGATCGGGGCGGCACGCGGTCACCGTGACGAATGCCAGCGAGACGGGCAGCCAGGCGCCCGTGACCGTCACGGACATCACGCCCTACCGCGGTGACCGCGATCGGTGCGTCCACGTCCTCGACGCCTCCCGCGCCGGGGTCGAGGCGCGCTTCATCTCGCAGACACCGACCTACCTCGCCGACAGCCTCTCGCTCGATCCGGACCTGCTGCTCGTGCCGCTCGGCTTCAACGACGCGTTGCGCGGTGTGGGGCCGGCGGAGTTCGGCCGTGTCCTCGACTCGCTCATCGAGCAGACGCGCGGTCAGGGGTACTCCGGCCCGGTGCTGCTCGTGGGCTGGTACGTGCCGGACTGGACCGATGAGATCCCGCCCTGGAGCCAGTACCTCGACCAGATGGCCGAGCGGACCGACCACGAGGGGGTCAGCTTCATCGACCTGTCCGCGGTGCTGCCTGCGGTCGCCACCGCCCCGGACGGGGTGTACATGGACCGCCTGCACCCGGGTCCGCGGGGGCAGGTGCTCATCGCCGACAGCCTCATCGAGGCGCTCGCCCCGCGGTCCGACCTGGAGGGGACGAATGCGCCGGAGACCCCGTGA
- a CDS encoding SAM-dependent methyltransferase, with translation MFTGPTVPGQAPPSSICLTGDNAGVRTWQQAWSEALYGEGGFYRRVEGPAGHFATSTHGRAGELLADALLRLVDREGLRQVVDVGCGRGELLTALAASSRHTHPDLGLLGVDVVDRPAHLVPRIDWLVSPGGPDLPDLGTPTDTLVLAHEWLDVVPCGIARADGTGVLRTVCVDEDGGEHLGEPLADADSAWVARWWPGPHPPGAVVEVGRPRDEAFDRLVARTGSGLVVAVDYGHRAGTRPLHGTLMGYRTGSACPPLPDGSCDLTAHVAMDSLRSDAVRTQREMLRGLGVDGARPPVEQAHGDPAGYLAALSGASHAAALTGSGPGDFLWATRRVP, from the coding sequence ATGTTCACCGGCCCGACGGTACCCGGGCAGGCTCCCCCTTCGTCCATCTGCCTCACCGGCGACAATGCGGGGGTGCGGACGTGGCAACAGGCGTGGTCGGAGGCCCTCTACGGCGAAGGGGGGTTCTACCGTCGCGTGGAAGGGCCCGCCGGGCACTTCGCGACCTCGACGCACGGCAGAGCCGGCGAACTCCTCGCGGACGCGCTGCTGCGACTGGTGGACCGGGAAGGTCTGCGGCAGGTCGTCGACGTCGGCTGCGGCCGGGGTGAGCTGCTGACCGCCCTCGCTGCGTCGTCCCGGCACACCCACCCCGACCTGGGTCTCCTCGGCGTCGACGTCGTGGACCGCCCCGCCCACCTCGTCCCGCGCATCGACTGGCTGGTCTCCCCCGGCGGCCCCGACCTGCCCGACCTGGGCACCCCGACCGACACCCTGGTCCTCGCGCACGAGTGGCTCGACGTCGTGCCGTGCGGCATCGCCCGCGCGGACGGGACCGGAGTGCTGCGCACGGTCTGCGTCGACGAGGACGGCGGCGAGCACCTCGGCGAGCCGCTCGCGGACGCGGACAGCGCCTGGGTGGCGCGGTGGTGGCCCGGGCCGCACCCTCCGGGCGCGGTGGTCGAGGTCGGCCGCCCCCGTGACGAGGCCTTCGACCGCCTCGTGGCACGGACGGGTTCGGGCCTGGTCGTCGCCGTCGACTACGGCCACCGGGCGGGTACGCGACCGCTGCACGGGACGCTCATGGGCTATCGCACCGGGAGCGCCTGCCCACCGCTGCCGGACGGGTCGTGCGACCTGACCGCCCACGTGGCGATGGACTCCCTTCGCTCCGATGCCGTGCGCACCCAGCGGGAGATGCTGCGGGGCCTGGGTGTCGACGGAGCCCGCCCACCGGTCGAGCAGGCACACGGCGACCCCGCCGGCTACTTGGCCGCCCTGTCCGGCGCCTCCCACGCCGCAGCGCTCACCGGGTCCGGCCCCGGCGACTTCCTGTGGGCGACCCGTCGTGTCCCCTGA
- a CDS encoding GNAT family N-acetyltransferase: MTEIRPARPTDAEDMAEVQNAIYRAGLRANPVDVALVRERYLDLEHRVVCTVAEQDGKVVGFQSLKRAWPGNPYDVAEGWGIIGTHISPDTGRSGLGRRLFTTSLAAAKAAGLRHIDATIGADNSPALAYYAAMGFTPYREGNDAIPHRFDVE; this comes from the coding sequence ATGACCGAGATTCGACCAGCACGGCCTACTGATGCTGAGGACATGGCCGAGGTACAAAACGCGATCTACCGCGCGGGCCTGCGGGCGAACCCGGTCGACGTCGCACTCGTTCGCGAGCGTTACCTCGACCTGGAACACAGAGTCGTGTGTACCGTCGCCGAGCAAGACGGCAAGGTTGTTGGTTTCCAGTCGCTCAAGCGGGCGTGGCCAGGGAACCCGTACGACGTGGCTGAAGGGTGGGGGATCATCGGGACGCACATCAGCCCTGACACAGGTCGAAGCGGACTGGGTCGTCGCCTCTTCACGACGTCATTGGCAGCGGCCAAAGCCGCCGGACTGAGACATATCGACGCCACCATCGGCGCCGACAACTCGCCTGCCCTGGCCTATTACGCAGCTATGGGATTCACGCCGTACCGGGAGGGCAACGACGCCATCCCGCACCGCTTCGACGTCGAATAG
- a CDS encoding DUF3180 family protein, which translates to MLRTGLRVSTVVLVAAVVMVASGAFGRWWLTGGHGALRIGWIAGALLVAMAVVVVVAGSRMWRMRRGRTHVEPVVAARLLGLAQASALTGAITGGFYLGQALVLLPDHDFGGRGVLALQHGLAALGGLLMAVAGLLVQSWCRIDRDDEDDDESD; encoded by the coding sequence GTGCTGAGGACCGGCCTGAGGGTATCGACGGTGGTCCTCGTCGCCGCCGTCGTGATGGTTGCCAGCGGCGCCTTCGGGCGGTGGTGGCTCACCGGTGGTCACGGCGCCCTGCGGATCGGCTGGATCGCCGGTGCGCTGCTCGTCGCCATGGCCGTCGTGGTCGTCGTGGCCGGCTCGCGGATGTGGCGGATGCGGCGTGGTCGCACCCACGTCGAGCCCGTCGTCGCCGCCCGCCTGCTCGGCCTGGCCCAGGCCAGCGCCCTCACCGGTGCGATCACAGGTGGGTTCTACCTCGGGCAGGCGCTTGTCCTGCTGCCGGACCACGACTTCGGTGGTCGGGGCGTCCTGGCCCTCCAGCACGGCCTGGCGGCGCTCGGTGGCCTGCTGATGGCCGTCGCGGGCCTGCTCGTGCAGTCCTGGTGCCGCATCGACCGCGACGACGAGGACGACGACGAGTCGGACTGA